One Brassica oleracea var. oleracea cultivar TO1000 chromosome C7, BOL, whole genome shotgun sequence genomic window carries:
- the LOC106306935 gene encoding chloride channel protein CLC-d isoform X2: protein MLSNHLQNGIESDNLLWSRVPDSDDASTDGVGLLSSPRDGGGGVDSLDYEVIENYAYREEQAHRGKLYVGYYVAVKWFFSLLIGTGLAAVFINLSVENFAGWKFALTFAIIQKSYFAGFIVYLVINLVLVFSSAYIITQFAPAAAGSGIPEIKGYLNGIDIPGTLLFRTLIGKIFGSIGSVGGGLALGKEGPLVHTGACIASLLGQGGSTKYHLNSRWPQLFKSDRDRRDLVTCGCAAGVAAAFRAPVGGVLFALEEVTSWWRSQLMWRVFFTSAIVAVVVRTAMGWCKSGICGHFGGGGFIIWDVSDGQDDYYFKELLPMAVIGVIGGLLGALFNQLTYYMTSWRRNYLHKKGNRVKIYEACIISCLTSAISFGLPLLRKCSPCPETVTDSGIECPRPPGMYGNYVNFYCKTDNEYNDLATIFFNTQDDAIRNLFSAKTMREFSAQSLLTFLAMFYTLAVVTFGTAVPAGQFVPGIMIGSTYGRLVGMFVVRFYKKLNIEEGTYALLGAASFLGGSMRMTVSLCVIMVEITNNLKLLPLIMLVLLVSKAVGDAFNEGLYEVQARLKGIPLLESRPKYHMRQMIAKEACQSQKVISLPRVIRVADVASILRSNKHNGFPVIDHTRSGETLVIGLVLRSHLLVLLQSKVDFQHSPLPCDPSARPIRHRFSEFAKPVSSKGLCIEDIHLTSDDLEMYIDLAPFLNPSPYVVPEDMSLTKVYNLFRQLGLRHLFVVPRPSRVIGLITRKDLLIEENGESSAVELQQSTSVRGRYSETATRADAARPLLDDLLG, encoded by the exons ATGCTCTCGAATCATCTACAGAACGGGATCGAATCCGATAATCTCCTCTGGTCTCGCGTCCCTGACTCCGACGACGCTTCCACAGACGGCGTTGGCTTACTCAGCTCCCCACGTGACGGCGGTGGCGGCGTTGATAGTCTTGATTACGAGGTTATCGAGAATTACGCTTACAGAGAAGAACAG GCGCATCGAGGGAAGCTTTACGTTGGTTACTACGTTGCTGTCAAGTGGTTCTTCTCGTTACTCATCG GAACTGGATTGGCTGCTGTTTTCATTAATCTCTCGGTTGAGAATTTCGCTGGATGGAAGTTTGCTCTGACTTTCGCCATCATTCAGAAGTCTTACTTTGCGGGGTTTATTGTTTACCTTGTCATCAATCTAGTCTTGGTGTTTTCTTCCGCGTATATTATTACGCAGTTCGCTCCTGCTGCCGCTGGCTCTGGCATTCCTGAGATCAAGGGTTATCTCAATG GAATTGATATTCCTGGTACCTTGCTCTTTAGAACCCTTATCGGGAAG ATATTTGGAAGCATTGGTTCTGTTGGAGGTGGTTTAGCCTTGGGGAAAGAAGGTCCCCTTGTACATACAGGTGCTTGCATTGCATCTTTGCTTGGTCAG GGTGGATCTACGAAATACCATTTGAATTCTAGATGGCCTCAGCTTTTTAAGAGTGACAGAGATCGTCGTGATCTT GTCACTTGTGGATGTGCAGCTGGAGTTGCTGCAGCTTTTAGAGCTCCAGTTGGTGGAGTGTTATTTGCATTAGAGGAGGTCACTTCATG GTGGAGAAGTCAACTTATGTGGCGTGTCTTTTTCACTTCTGCTATCGTAGCTGTTGTGGTGCGTACTGCCATGGGATGGTGCAAGAGTGGAATATGTGGACACTTTGGTGGAGGTGGTTTCATTATATGGGATGTATCAGA TGGTCAAGATGACTACTACTTCAAGGAGCTACTGCCAATGGCTGTAATTGGAGTTATCGGAGGCCTACTTG GGGCATTATTTAACCAACTTACATACTATATGACATCTTGGCGTCGAAATTATTTGCACAAGAAAGGAAATCGAGTGAAG ATATATGAAGCATGCATCATCTCTTGCTTAACTTCAGCCATCTCATTTGGGCTGCCACTCCTAAGGAAATGCAGTCCATGCCCTGAAACAGTTACTGACTCTGGTATTGAATGTCCACGGCCTCCTGGAATGTATGGGAATTACGTAAAT TTCTACTGCAAGACGGATAACGAATACAATGATCTCGCCACAATTTTCTTCAATACTCAG GATGATGCTATAAGGAATTTGTTCAGCGCAAAAACAATGCGAGAATTCAGTGCTCAGAGTCTACTGACTTTTTTG GCTATGTTTTATACGTTAGCAGTGGTGACATTTGGAACAGCTGTTCCCGCTGGCCAGTTTGTCCCTGGAATAATGATAGGATCAACGTATGGGCGCCTTGTAGGCATGTTTGTGGTCAGATTTTACAAGAAGCTCAACATTGAAGAGGGAAC TTATGCTTTGCTGGGAGCTGCTTCATTTCTTGGAGGCTCGATGCGGATGACTGTATCTTTATGTGTTATCATGGTTGAAATCACAAACAACCTGAAACTTCTGCCTCTTATAATGTTGGTTCTTCTCGTTTCAAAG GCCGTGGGTGATGCTTTCAATGAGGGATTGTATGAAGTACAAGCACGCCTTAAGGGCATTCCGTTACTGGAATCGAGACCCAAATATCACATGCGGCAAATGATAGCGAAGGAAGCATGTCAAAGTCAGAAG GTAATTTCTTTACCTCGAGTTATCAGGGTTGCAGATGTCGCTTCAATTTTGCGCAGCAACAAACACAATGGATTTCCG GTGATCGACCACACGAGAAGTGGTGAAACACTTGTCATTGGGTTAGTTCTTCGGAG TCACTTGCTTGTACTCCTTCAATCTAAAGTGGATTTTCAACATAGTCCTCTGCCTTGTGATCCAAGCGCCAGACCGATCAG GCACAGATTTAGCGAGTTTGCTAAACCTGTTTCATCTAAAGGGTTATGCATAGAGGATATACATCTAACTTCAGATGATTTAGAGATGTATATAGATCTTGCTCCATTTCTGAATCCGTCTCCATACGTTGTTCCTGAAGACATGTCGTTGACAAAG GTATACAACCTTTTCCGGCAACTTGGATTGAGACATCTATTTGTTGTTCCCCGTCCTTCCCGTGTGATAGGCTTGATCACAAGAAAGGATTTGCTAATTGAG GAAAACGGGGAATCATCAGCTGTTGAACTCCAACAGTCAACTAGTGTAAG AGGTCGGTACAGTGAGACAGCAACGCGGGCGGACGCTGCACGTCCGCTTCTAGACGATCTTTTAGGCTAG
- the LOC106303209 gene encoding putative glutathione-specific gamma-glutamylcyclotransferase 2, which produces YLILAYGKTSHIFFLTPCFLLFLLPKRDFNVQDGIVVLWVFGYGSLIWNPGFDFDEKLIGYIKDYKRVFDFACIDHRGAPEHPARTCTLEKSAGAICWGAAYCVRGGPEKEKLAMEYLERRDFYSWMQETATFEPVLTGVIVFTSTPDKESNKYYLAPAPQEEMAMQIATASGPCGNNREYLFKLEKAMHDIEHEEKYVTELANEVRKHLDLPKEVKALLKPVVSRVPIKTQSQAHVSTRQRVFAS; this is translated from the exons TATCTGATTCTCGCATACGGAAAAACATCACATATCTTTTTTCTAACTCCCTGTTTTCTTCTATTTCTTCTTCCTAAAAGAGACTTTAACGTTCAAGATGGTATTGTGGTATTGTGGGTGTTCGGATATGGATCTTTAATATGGAACCCAGGTTTCGATTTTGACGAAAAACTCATTGGCTATATCAAAGACTACAAACGCGTCTTCGATTTCG CGTGTATTGATCATAGAGGCGCGCCTGAACATCCTGCAAGAACTTGCACGTTGGAGAAATCCGCCGGAGCTATATGC TGGGGTGCTGCTTATTGTGTTCGTGGAGGACCTGAGAAGGAAAAGCTAGCCATGGAGTACTTGGAACGAAGGGA TTTCTATTCTTGGATGCAGGAAACTGCCACATTCGAACCAGTCTTGACCGGAGTTATAGT CTTTACGTCAACACCAGACAAAGAGTCTAACAAATACTACTTGGCCCCAGCTCCACAGGAGGAGATGGCCATGCAAATCGCCACAGCTTCTGGACCTTGTGGGAACAACCGGGAGTACCTTTTCAAGCTGGAGAAAGCAATGCACGACATTG AGCATGAGGAAAAGTATGTGACCGAACTGGCGAACGAGGTGAGGAAACATCTAGACTTACCAAAAGAAGTGAAGGCATTATTGAAGCCTGTGGTTTCTCGTGTACCCATCAAAACTCAGTCTCAAGCTCATGTTTCCACTCGTCAACGGGTTTTTGCATCATGA
- the LOC106306567 gene encoding PHD finger protein ALFIN-LIKE 4 isoform X1, protein MDGGGDGGGAAYNPRTVEEVFRDFKGRRNGMIKALTTADVQEFYRLCDPEKENLCLYGHPNEHWEVNLPAEEVPPELPEPVLGINFARDGMMEKDWLSLVAVHSDAWLLAVAFFFGARFGFDKADRKRLFNMMNDLPSIFEVVAGTAKKASKEKSSVSNNSSNRSKSNSKRGSEPKPKYSKPEPKDEEEEEGVEEEDEDDDDEQGETQCGACGESYAADEFWICCDLCENWFHGKCVKITPARAEHIKQYKCPSCSNKRARS, encoded by the exons ATGGACGGAGGTGGCGACGGTGGTGGTGCCGCGTACAACCCACGCACGGTGGAGGAGGTTTTTAGGGATTTTAAAGGTCGTAGGAATGGCATGATTAAGGCTTTAACCACTG CAGATGTTCAGGAGTTTTACCGACTTTGTGATCCAG AAAAGGAGAACTTGTGCCTATATGGGCACCCGAATGAGCACTGGGAAGTGAATCTACCAGCTGAAGAGGTTCCTCCGGAGCTCCCAGAGCCTGTCTTGGGTATCAACTTTGCCAGAGACGGGATGATGGAAAAGGATTGGCTGTCCCTTGTTGCTGTCCACAGTGATGCATGGCTTCTTGCAGTTGCTTTCTTTTTCGGAGCCAGGTTTGGATTTGACAAAGCTGATAG GAAACGGCTTTTCAATATGATGAATGACCTCCCATCAATATTTGAGGTTGTGGCTGGCACTGCAAAGAAAGCATCAAAGGAGAAATCATCTGTTTCCAACAACAGCAGCAACAGATCCAAGTCAAACTCCAAG AGAGGATCAGAACCTAAGCCCAAATACTCAAAGCCAGAGCCCAAAGATGAAGAGGAAGAGGAAGGTGTGGAAGAGGAAGATGAGGATGATGATGATGAGCAAGGGGAAACACAGTGTGGGGCATGCGGTGAGAGCTATGCGGCCGATGAGTTCTGGATCTGCTGTGACCTCTGCGAGAACTGGTTCCATGGGAAGTGTGTGAAGATAACACCAGCCAGAGCTGAGCACATCAAGCAGTACAAGTGCCCATCTTGCAGCAACAAGAGAGCTCGTTCCTAA
- the LOC106301482 gene encoding probable membrane-associated kinase regulator 1, with protein MRRQPRPRPSPPRSHSSPSSSSSEFEFNVSISPRKASSSLCPADELFYKGQLLPLQLSPRLSLVRTLCSSTSSSDYTSSSSAARDSTESSSSTDSTASFPLLRPPPLDGCDSSRPSSVTDEEDSFFKPTKKNTSGGFSLSRFSSVFKKEHKTVSAAAPSPVKRMSSTAKEVIRKYMKKVKPLYDKLSQKQSTTTVTSSKTEQSSLKHSGNIRGTSSAVASSTAIPAAGSSSGGLSISFSGNLMKYTKRGRCAASCPSSMRSSPSHSGVLTRGGFPGQGGGGGSCSSSINNSMTSSMEELQSAIQGAIAHCKNSMMQKNMVSSLEI; from the coding sequence ATGAGACGTCAACCACGTCCACGTCCCTCTCCACCGCGTTCTCACTCGTCTCCGTCGTCATCTTCATCGGAGTTTGAGTTCAACGTCTCAATCTCTCCACGAAAAGCTTCTTCTTCGCTTTGCCCCGCCGATGAGCTCTTCTACAAAGGCCAGCTTCTCCCTCTCCAGCTCTCCCCTCGTCTCTCTCTCGTCCGTACACTCTGTTCTTCTACTTCTTCCTCTGACTACACTTCCTCTTCCTCCGCGGCACGTGACTCCACCGAATCTTCCTCCTCCACCGATTCCACCGCCTCTTTCCCTCTCCTCCGCCCTCCGCCGCTCGATGGCTGCGACTCTTCCCGTCCTAGCTCCGTAACCGATGAGGAAGATTCGTTCTTTAAACCGACGAAGAAGAACACTAGCGGCGGTTTCTCGCTCTCTAGATTCTCCTCTGTTTTCAAGAAAGAACACAAAACCGTCTCCGCCGCGGCTCCGTCGCCGGTGAAGAGAATGAGCTCCACGGCGAAAGAGGTTATCCGCAAATACATGAAAAAGGTCAAACCTTTATACGACAAGCTATCTCAGAAACAGAGCACCACCACCGTCACGTCTTCGAAAACAGAGCAATCATCTCTCAAACATTCCGGCAACATCCGAGGAACCTCCTCCGCCGTCGCCTCCTCCACCGCCATTCCGGCCGCTGGCTCCAGCAGCGGAGGGCTATCTATCTCTTTCTCAGGAAACCTAATGAAATACACGAAGCGAGGACGATGCGCGGCGAGCTGTCCGTCGTCCATGAGGTCGTCTCCGAGTCACTCCGGCGTGCTGACACGTGGCGGGTTTCCGGGTCAAGGAGGAGGTGGAGGTAGCTGCAGCAGCAGCATCAACAACAGTATGACTTCTTCGATGGAAGAGCTTCAGAGTGCTATTCAAGGAGCTATTGCTCATTGCAAGAACTCAATGATGCAGAAGAATATGGTTAGTAGTCTCGAGATCTAG
- the LOC106306567 gene encoding PHD finger protein ALFIN-LIKE 4 isoform X2, with protein sequence MDGGGDGGGAAYNPRTVEEVFRDFKGRRNGMIKALTTDVQEFYRLCDPEKENLCLYGHPNEHWEVNLPAEEVPPELPEPVLGINFARDGMMEKDWLSLVAVHSDAWLLAVAFFFGARFGFDKADRKRLFNMMNDLPSIFEVVAGTAKKASKEKSSVSNNSSNRSKSNSKRGSEPKPKYSKPEPKDEEEEEGVEEEDEDDDDEQGETQCGACGESYAADEFWICCDLCENWFHGKCVKITPARAEHIKQYKCPSCSNKRARS encoded by the exons ATGGACGGAGGTGGCGACGGTGGTGGTGCCGCGTACAACCCACGCACGGTGGAGGAGGTTTTTAGGGATTTTAAAGGTCGTAGGAATGGCATGATTAAGGCTTTAACCACTG ATGTTCAGGAGTTTTACCGACTTTGTGATCCAG AAAAGGAGAACTTGTGCCTATATGGGCACCCGAATGAGCACTGGGAAGTGAATCTACCAGCTGAAGAGGTTCCTCCGGAGCTCCCAGAGCCTGTCTTGGGTATCAACTTTGCCAGAGACGGGATGATGGAAAAGGATTGGCTGTCCCTTGTTGCTGTCCACAGTGATGCATGGCTTCTTGCAGTTGCTTTCTTTTTCGGAGCCAGGTTTGGATTTGACAAAGCTGATAG GAAACGGCTTTTCAATATGATGAATGACCTCCCATCAATATTTGAGGTTGTGGCTGGCACTGCAAAGAAAGCATCAAAGGAGAAATCATCTGTTTCCAACAACAGCAGCAACAGATCCAAGTCAAACTCCAAG AGAGGATCAGAACCTAAGCCCAAATACTCAAAGCCAGAGCCCAAAGATGAAGAGGAAGAGGAAGGTGTGGAAGAGGAAGATGAGGATGATGATGATGAGCAAGGGGAAACACAGTGTGGGGCATGCGGTGAGAGCTATGCGGCCGATGAGTTCTGGATCTGCTGTGACCTCTGCGAGAACTGGTTCCATGGGAAGTGTGTGAAGATAACACCAGCCAGAGCTGAGCACATCAAGCAGTACAAGTGCCCATCTTGCAGCAACAAGAGAGCTCGTTCCTAA
- the LOC106306935 gene encoding chloride channel protein CLC-d isoform X1: MLSNHLQNGIESDNLLWSRVPDSDDASTDGVGLLSSPRDGGGGVDSLDYEVIENYAYREEQAHRGKLYVGYYVAVKWFFSLLIGIGTGLAAVFINLSVENFAGWKFALTFAIIQKSYFAGFIVYLVINLVLVFSSAYIITQFAPAAAGSGIPEIKGYLNGIDIPGTLLFRTLIGKIFGSIGSVGGGLALGKEGPLVHTGACIASLLGQGGSTKYHLNSRWPQLFKSDRDRRDLVTCGCAAGVAAAFRAPVGGVLFALEEVTSWWRSQLMWRVFFTSAIVAVVVRTAMGWCKSGICGHFGGGGFIIWDVSDGQDDYYFKELLPMAVIGVIGGLLGALFNQLTYYMTSWRRNYLHKKGNRVKIYEACIISCLTSAISFGLPLLRKCSPCPETVTDSGIECPRPPGMYGNYVNFYCKTDNEYNDLATIFFNTQDDAIRNLFSAKTMREFSAQSLLTFLAMFYTLAVVTFGTAVPAGQFVPGIMIGSTYGRLVGMFVVRFYKKLNIEEGTYALLGAASFLGGSMRMTVSLCVIMVEITNNLKLLPLIMLVLLVSKAVGDAFNEGLYEVQARLKGIPLLESRPKYHMRQMIAKEACQSQKVISLPRVIRVADVASILRSNKHNGFPVIDHTRSGETLVIGLVLRSHLLVLLQSKVDFQHSPLPCDPSARPIRHRFSEFAKPVSSKGLCIEDIHLTSDDLEMYIDLAPFLNPSPYVVPEDMSLTKVYNLFRQLGLRHLFVVPRPSRVIGLITRKDLLIEENGESSAVELQQSTSVRGRYSETATRADAARPLLDDLLG, translated from the exons ATGCTCTCGAATCATCTACAGAACGGGATCGAATCCGATAATCTCCTCTGGTCTCGCGTCCCTGACTCCGACGACGCTTCCACAGACGGCGTTGGCTTACTCAGCTCCCCACGTGACGGCGGTGGCGGCGTTGATAGTCTTGATTACGAGGTTATCGAGAATTACGCTTACAGAGAAGAACAG GCGCATCGAGGGAAGCTTTACGTTGGTTACTACGTTGCTGTCAAGTGGTTCTTCTCGTTACTCATCGGTATCG GAACTGGATTGGCTGCTGTTTTCATTAATCTCTCGGTTGAGAATTTCGCTGGATGGAAGTTTGCTCTGACTTTCGCCATCATTCAGAAGTCTTACTTTGCGGGGTTTATTGTTTACCTTGTCATCAATCTAGTCTTGGTGTTTTCTTCCGCGTATATTATTACGCAGTTCGCTCCTGCTGCCGCTGGCTCTGGCATTCCTGAGATCAAGGGTTATCTCAATG GAATTGATATTCCTGGTACCTTGCTCTTTAGAACCCTTATCGGGAAG ATATTTGGAAGCATTGGTTCTGTTGGAGGTGGTTTAGCCTTGGGGAAAGAAGGTCCCCTTGTACATACAGGTGCTTGCATTGCATCTTTGCTTGGTCAG GGTGGATCTACGAAATACCATTTGAATTCTAGATGGCCTCAGCTTTTTAAGAGTGACAGAGATCGTCGTGATCTT GTCACTTGTGGATGTGCAGCTGGAGTTGCTGCAGCTTTTAGAGCTCCAGTTGGTGGAGTGTTATTTGCATTAGAGGAGGTCACTTCATG GTGGAGAAGTCAACTTATGTGGCGTGTCTTTTTCACTTCTGCTATCGTAGCTGTTGTGGTGCGTACTGCCATGGGATGGTGCAAGAGTGGAATATGTGGACACTTTGGTGGAGGTGGTTTCATTATATGGGATGTATCAGA TGGTCAAGATGACTACTACTTCAAGGAGCTACTGCCAATGGCTGTAATTGGAGTTATCGGAGGCCTACTTG GGGCATTATTTAACCAACTTACATACTATATGACATCTTGGCGTCGAAATTATTTGCACAAGAAAGGAAATCGAGTGAAG ATATATGAAGCATGCATCATCTCTTGCTTAACTTCAGCCATCTCATTTGGGCTGCCACTCCTAAGGAAATGCAGTCCATGCCCTGAAACAGTTACTGACTCTGGTATTGAATGTCCACGGCCTCCTGGAATGTATGGGAATTACGTAAAT TTCTACTGCAAGACGGATAACGAATACAATGATCTCGCCACAATTTTCTTCAATACTCAG GATGATGCTATAAGGAATTTGTTCAGCGCAAAAACAATGCGAGAATTCAGTGCTCAGAGTCTACTGACTTTTTTG GCTATGTTTTATACGTTAGCAGTGGTGACATTTGGAACAGCTGTTCCCGCTGGCCAGTTTGTCCCTGGAATAATGATAGGATCAACGTATGGGCGCCTTGTAGGCATGTTTGTGGTCAGATTTTACAAGAAGCTCAACATTGAAGAGGGAAC TTATGCTTTGCTGGGAGCTGCTTCATTTCTTGGAGGCTCGATGCGGATGACTGTATCTTTATGTGTTATCATGGTTGAAATCACAAACAACCTGAAACTTCTGCCTCTTATAATGTTGGTTCTTCTCGTTTCAAAG GCCGTGGGTGATGCTTTCAATGAGGGATTGTATGAAGTACAAGCACGCCTTAAGGGCATTCCGTTACTGGAATCGAGACCCAAATATCACATGCGGCAAATGATAGCGAAGGAAGCATGTCAAAGTCAGAAG GTAATTTCTTTACCTCGAGTTATCAGGGTTGCAGATGTCGCTTCAATTTTGCGCAGCAACAAACACAATGGATTTCCG GTGATCGACCACACGAGAAGTGGTGAAACACTTGTCATTGGGTTAGTTCTTCGGAG TCACTTGCTTGTACTCCTTCAATCTAAAGTGGATTTTCAACATAGTCCTCTGCCTTGTGATCCAAGCGCCAGACCGATCAG GCACAGATTTAGCGAGTTTGCTAAACCTGTTTCATCTAAAGGGTTATGCATAGAGGATATACATCTAACTTCAGATGATTTAGAGATGTATATAGATCTTGCTCCATTTCTGAATCCGTCTCCATACGTTGTTCCTGAAGACATGTCGTTGACAAAG GTATACAACCTTTTCCGGCAACTTGGATTGAGACATCTATTTGTTGTTCCCCGTCCTTCCCGTGTGATAGGCTTGATCACAAGAAAGGATTTGCTAATTGAG GAAAACGGGGAATCATCAGCTGTTGAACTCCAACAGTCAACTAGTGTAAG AGGTCGGTACAGTGAGACAGCAACGCGGGCGGACGCTGCACGTCCGCTTCTAGACGATCTTTTAGGCTAG